The proteins below come from a single Rhodanobacter sp. LX-99 genomic window:
- a CDS encoding protein-disulfide reductase DsbD, whose translation MRPLSFGRLATRLPVLAFLLPILLSAALPAPAQDTADLLPVTEAYKLSADTATPGMLKLHWTIAPDYYLYRGRMKFKGGDGVTLGEAQLPDGEKHHDEYLGDVETYHHGVDASIPYTVAAGTTRLQLSVQYQGCHEVDPKICYPPHTEKLDLPLPANAGVAATPTAGNALGAALNRLGSNTGAAATGAPLPAEQAFRFEALAQGPQQLLLRWTMPKGYYLYRDQTTLKLKDAAGLTLKPAWPAGTAHHDAHYGDVTVYFDQVELPVTVEGDLAGRKRLALQASFQGCQDGGLCYPLMTRAVDIDLDSGAVASGAVAPELPPADLAGGPLQVSLIAALLLALGGGLVLNLMPCVLPVLSIKAVSVLESGESRATARRHALFYAAGVLVSFAALGLGILALRSAGHALGWGTQLQQPLLVGALACVMLAVGLSMSGVVQFGASLGNTGAGLAARSGPAGDFFTGVLAVVVASPCTAPFMGSALAYAFAAPMLSALLVFLALGVGLALPFLLIGFVPALARLLPKPGRWMETLKQVLAFPMYLTAAWLVWVLANQRGADAVGLVLVAMVLLAMTLWWFERSRSRGASSKIAVTVLALATLVPMYLLAHVPPPSSTAAAEEGVVAYSPEKLAELRAAGTPVFVDMTADWCVTCKANEHAVLDTQAFRDLLQRTGAVYMKGDWTDVNPAISAFLQQYHSPGVPLYVVFPRNGGSGKQLSTVLTRSIVEQALTEAAR comes from the coding sequence ATGCGACCGTTGTCTTTCGGCCGACTGGCCACCCGCCTGCCCGTGCTCGCCTTCCTGTTGCCGATCCTGCTGTCCGCCGCGCTGCCGGCGCCGGCACAGGACACCGCCGACCTGCTGCCGGTGACCGAGGCGTACAAGCTGAGCGCCGACACCGCCACGCCGGGCATGCTGAAGCTGCACTGGACGATCGCGCCGGACTACTACCTCTACCGCGGCCGCATGAAGTTCAAGGGCGGCGACGGCGTCACCCTGGGCGAGGCGCAGTTGCCCGACGGCGAGAAGCATCACGACGAATACCTCGGCGACGTGGAGACCTACCACCACGGCGTCGACGCCAGCATCCCGTATACCGTCGCCGCCGGCACCACGCGGCTGCAGCTGAGCGTGCAGTACCAGGGCTGCCACGAGGTCGACCCGAAGATCTGCTACCCGCCGCATACCGAGAAGCTGGACCTGCCGCTGCCGGCCAATGCCGGCGTCGCGGCGACGCCAACGGCCGGCAACGCGCTGGGCGCGGCGCTGAACCGGCTCGGCAGCAATACGGGCGCCGCCGCGACCGGCGCGCCGCTGCCGGCCGAACAGGCATTCCGCTTCGAGGCGCTGGCACAGGGTCCGCAGCAGTTGCTGCTGCGCTGGACGATGCCGAAGGGTTACTACCTGTACCGCGACCAGACCACGCTGAAGCTCAAGGATGCCGCTGGCCTCACGCTGAAACCCGCCTGGCCGGCCGGCACCGCGCACCACGACGCACACTACGGCGACGTCACCGTGTACTTCGACCAGGTCGAGCTGCCGGTGACGGTGGAAGGCGACCTGGCCGGCCGCAAGCGGCTCGCGCTGCAGGCGAGCTTCCAGGGCTGCCAGGACGGCGGCCTGTGCTATCCGCTGATGACGCGCGCGGTGGACATCGACCTGGACAGCGGCGCCGTGGCGTCCGGTGCCGTGGCACCGGAACTGCCGCCGGCCGATCTCGCCGGCGGTCCGCTGCAGGTCAGCCTGATCGCCGCGCTGCTGCTGGCGCTGGGCGGAGGCCTGGTGCTGAACCTGATGCCGTGCGTGCTGCCGGTGCTGTCGATCAAGGCGGTCAGCGTGCTGGAGAGCGGCGAGAGCCGCGCCACGGCGCGTCGGCATGCCTTGTTCTATGCCGCCGGCGTGCTGGTCAGTTTTGCTGCGCTGGGTTTGGGCATTCTTGCCTTGCGCTCGGCCGGTCACGCGTTGGGCTGGGGCACCCAATTGCAGCAGCCGCTGCTGGTCGGTGCGCTGGCCTGCGTGATGCTGGCGGTCGGCCTGTCGATGTCCGGCGTGGTGCAGTTCGGCGCCTCGCTGGGCAATACCGGCGCCGGCCTCGCCGCCCGTTCCGGTCCGGCCGGCGACTTTTTCACCGGCGTGCTGGCGGTGGTGGTGGCCAGCCCGTGCACGGCGCCGTTCATGGGCAGCGCGCTGGCGTATGCGTTCGCCGCGCCGATGCTGTCCGCGCTGCTGGTGTTCCTGGCGCTGGGCGTCGGCCTCGCGCTACCGTTTCTGCTGATCGGTTTCGTGCCGGCGCTGGCGCGCCTGCTGCCGAAGCCGGGCCGCTGGATGGAAACGCTGAAGCAGGTGCTGGCGTTCCCGATGTACCTCACCGCGGCGTGGCTGGTGTGGGTGCTGGCGAACCAGCGCGGCGCCGACGCGGTCGGCCTGGTGCTGGTGGCGATGGTGCTGCTGGCGATGACGCTGTGGTGGTTCGAGCGCAGCCGCTCGCGCGGCGCGTCCAGCAAGATCGCGGTAACGGTGCTGGCGCTCGCCACCCTGGTGCCGATGTACCTGCTCGCCCACGTGCCGCCGCCGTCGAGCACGGCCGCGGCCGAGGAGGGCGTGGTTGCCTACAGCCCGGAAAAACTCGCCGAACTGCGCGCGGCCGGCACGCCCGTTTTTGTCGACATGACCGCGGACTGGTGCGTCACCTGCAAGGCGAACGAGCATGCGGTGCTGGACACGCAGGCGTTCCGCGACCTGCTGCAGCGCACCGGCGCGGTCTACATGAAGGGCGACTGGACCGACGTCAACCCGGCCATCAGCGCGTTCCTGCAGCAATACCATTCGCCCGGCGTGCCGCTGTACGTGGTGTTCCCGAGGAACGGCGGCTCCGGCAAACAGCTGTCCACCGTACTGACCCGCTCGATCGTCGAGCAGGCGCTGACGGAAGCGGCGCGCTGA
- the accC gene encoding acetyl-CoA carboxylase biotin carboxylase subunit: MLEKVVIANRGEIALRVLRACHSLGIKTVAVHSTVDRNLKHVGLADESICIGPGPSVDSYLNIPRIIAAAEITDAQAIHPGYGFLSERADFAEQVEQSGFVFIGPTADVIRLMGDKVEAIRAMKAAGVPCVPGSGGPLGEDVDTNIKIAREIGYPVIIKAAGGGGGRGMRVVRTEAHLGNAITMTKAEAKAAFGNEQVYMEKFLENPRHVEIQVLADGQGNAIHLGERDCSMQRRHQKVVEEAPAPGITPEQRAAIGKVCVDACLRINYRGAGTFEFLYENGRFYFIEMNTRIQVEHPVTEWITGVDLVREQLLIAGGEKLTLRQEDIVVQGHAIECRINAEDPDTFMPSPGTVKRFEAPGGPGVRVDTHLYDGYRIPPNYDSMIGKLIVHGPDRDTAIARMRLALAETVIEGVKCNIPLQQRIMADAGFQHGGQNIHYLEKRMAEQKEKNAATGGEQ, from the coding sequence ATGCTCGAGAAGGTCGTCATCGCCAACCGCGGCGAAATCGCGCTGCGTGTATTGCGCGCCTGCCATAGCCTTGGCATCAAGACCGTGGCGGTGCACTCCACCGTGGACCGCAACCTGAAGCACGTCGGCCTTGCCGACGAGTCGATCTGCATCGGCCCCGGGCCGTCGGTCGACAGCTATCTCAACATCCCGCGCATCATCGCGGCGGCGGAGATCACCGACGCCCAGGCGATCCACCCCGGCTACGGCTTCCTGTCCGAACGCGCCGACTTCGCCGAGCAGGTGGAGCAGTCCGGCTTCGTCTTCATCGGCCCCACCGCCGACGTGATCCGCCTGATGGGCGACAAGGTCGAGGCGATCCGCGCGATGAAGGCGGCCGGCGTGCCGTGCGTGCCCGGTTCCGGCGGCCCGCTGGGCGAGGACGTCGACACCAATATCAAGATCGCCCGAGAGATCGGCTACCCGGTGATCATCAAGGCCGCCGGCGGCGGCGGCGGCCGCGGCATGCGCGTGGTGCGCACCGAGGCGCACCTGGGCAACGCGATCACCATGACCAAGGCCGAAGCCAAGGCCGCGTTCGGCAACGAACAGGTGTACATGGAGAAGTTCCTGGAGAATCCGCGCCACGTGGAAATCCAGGTGCTCGCCGATGGCCAGGGCAACGCGATCCACCTGGGCGAACGCGACTGCTCGATGCAGCGCCGCCACCAGAAAGTGGTCGAGGAAGCGCCGGCGCCGGGCATCACGCCGGAGCAGCGCGCGGCGATCGGCAAGGTCTGCGTCGACGCCTGCCTGCGCATCAACTACCGCGGCGCCGGCACGTTCGAGTTCCTGTACGAGAACGGCCGCTTCTACTTCATCGAGATGAACACCCGCATCCAGGTCGAGCATCCGGTGACCGAGTGGATCACCGGTGTCGACCTGGTGCGCGAGCAGCTGCTGATCGCCGGCGGCGAGAAGCTCACGCTCAGGCAGGAGGACATCGTCGTGCAAGGCCACGCGATCGAGTGCCGCATCAACGCCGAGGATCCGGACACCTTCATGCCCAGCCCCGGCACGGTCAAGCGCTTCGAGGCGCCCGGCGGCCCCGGCGTGCGCGTGGACACGCACCTGTACGACGGCTACCGCATCCCGCCGAACTACGATTCGATGATCGGCAAGCTGATCGTGCACGGCCCCGACCGCGACACCGCGATCGCGCGCATGCGCCTGGCCCTGGCCGAGACGGTGATCGAGGGCGTCAAGTGCAACATCCCGCTGCAGCAGCGGATCATGGCCGATGCCGGTTTCCAGCATGGCGGCCAGAACATCCACTACCTCGAGAAGCGGATGGCCGAGCAGAAGGAAAAGAATGCGGCGACGGGCGGAGAGCAGTGA
- a CDS encoding TlpA disulfide reductase family protein — MRRFVVLLLLLLSWVCAPSWAETGQQRAEAAGRGLVGSPAPQLVLKTIDGEVIDLAGLYGRKAVYLKFWATWCVPCREQMPHLERVFERAGPDLAVIAVDVGFDDSVDAVRKYRREVGLKMPIVFDADGTLGAAFNLRVTPQHVVIGRDGRIAYVGHMADARLDAALSAARKAPVRPVVAGAKAPPPPSPVAVGGRLPALELPTLDGATFRVTDAVDRRPTVLVFLSPWCESYLADSRPALSVRCREVREQMTALSARGSAHWIGISSGLWANRDDLVHWRDEHRVGMPLALDASGALFRRFGVMRVPTVLVADADGRVVRRTEGADAGLAAQLQALGSASR, encoded by the coding sequence ATGCGTCGTTTCGTCGTATTGCTGCTGTTGCTGTTGTCGTGGGTATGCGCGCCATCGTGGGCCGAAACCGGCCAGCAGCGGGCGGAAGCGGCCGGTCGCGGCCTGGTGGGTTCGCCCGCGCCGCAGCTGGTGCTGAAGACGATCGACGGCGAGGTCATCGACCTGGCGGGACTGTATGGCCGCAAAGCCGTCTATCTGAAATTCTGGGCCACCTGGTGCGTGCCTTGTCGCGAACAGATGCCGCATCTGGAGCGCGTGTTCGAACGGGCCGGCCCGGATCTGGCGGTGATCGCGGTCGACGTCGGCTTCGACGACAGCGTAGACGCGGTACGCAAGTACCGTCGCGAGGTGGGACTGAAGATGCCGATCGTGTTCGATGCGGACGGCACGCTGGGCGCGGCTTTCAACCTGCGGGTGACGCCGCAGCACGTGGTGATCGGCCGTGACGGGCGCATCGCCTACGTGGGACATATGGCCGACGCGAGACTCGACGCGGCCCTGTCGGCGGCGCGCAAGGCGCCCGTCCGGCCGGTGGTCGCGGGCGCGAAGGCGCCACCGCCACCGTCACCCGTCGCCGTGGGCGGCCGTCTGCCGGCGCTGGAGCTGCCCACTCTGGACGGCGCCACGTTCCGGGTGACCGATGCCGTCGACAGGCGCCCGACCGTGCTGGTGTTCCTCTCGCCGTGGTGCGAGTCGTATCTGGCCGACAGCCGGCCAGCCCTTTCCGTCCGCTGCCGTGAGGTACGCGAACAGATGACCGCCTTGTCGGCGCGCGGGTCGGCCCACTGGATCGGCATCAGCTCGGGCCTGTGGGCCAATCGCGACGACCTGGTTCACTGGCGCGACGAGCACCGCGTCGGCATGCCGCTCGCCCTGGATGCCTCCGGCGCCCTGTTCCGCCGCTTCGGCGTGATGCGCGTGCCGACCGTGCTGGTGGCGGACGCGGATGGGCGCGTGGTGCGCCGCACCGAAGGCGCGGATGCCGGCCTCGCTGCGCAGCTGCAGGCCCTGGGAAGCGCTTCGCGTTGA
- the prmA gene encoding 50S ribosomal protein L11 methyltransferase → MPFLELSLIVRTEQQPGAEEALDDLGALSITLQDADAETPDEQAIFEPGVGELPLWPTITLHALFDEHADRRGLSAALGELLPWLEPDQLSFAEVADQDWERAWMDQFKPMPFGRRLWIYPWNIEPPAGDELVVVRLDPGLAFGSGTHPTTALCLEWLDGLDLAGKTVTDYGCGSGILAIAALKLGAASAIGVDNDPQALTASADNAERNDVAGRLALFLPEDVVAEAADVFIANILAGPLGELAPTFAAAAKPGAPFAISGILAGQQDELLQRYAEWFDELRVDSREDWVRISGRRRS, encoded by the coding sequence ATGCCATTCCTTGAACTCTCCCTGATCGTCCGCACCGAGCAGCAGCCTGGCGCGGAGGAAGCGCTGGACGATCTCGGCGCGCTGTCTATCACCCTGCAGGACGCCGATGCGGAGACGCCGGACGAGCAGGCGATCTTCGAGCCGGGCGTCGGCGAACTGCCGTTGTGGCCGACGATCACCCTGCATGCGCTGTTCGACGAGCACGCCGACCGGCGCGGCCTCAGCGCCGCGCTGGGCGAGCTACTGCCATGGCTGGAACCCGACCAGCTGAGCTTCGCCGAGGTCGCCGACCAGGACTGGGAGCGCGCATGGATGGACCAGTTCAAGCCGATGCCGTTCGGCCGCCGGCTGTGGATCTATCCGTGGAACATCGAGCCGCCGGCCGGCGATGAGCTCGTCGTGGTGCGCCTCGATCCCGGCCTCGCCTTCGGCAGCGGCACCCACCCGACCACCGCGCTGTGCCTGGAATGGCTGGACGGCCTCGACCTCGCCGGCAAGACCGTCACCGACTACGGCTGCGGCTCCGGCATCCTGGCGATCGCCGCGCTGAAGCTCGGCGCGGCCAGCGCCATCGGCGTCGACAACGACCCGCAGGCGCTCACCGCCTCGGCCGACAACGCCGAACGCAACGACGTGGCCGGCCGGCTTGCGCTGTTCCTGCCCGAAGACGTGGTTGCCGAAGCGGCGGACGTATTCATCGCCAACATCCTCGCCGGCCCGCTCGGCGAGCTGGCGCCCACCTTCGCCGCCGCGGCGAAACCCGGCGCGCCGTTCGCGATCTCCGGCATCCTCGCCGGCCAGCAGGATGAGCTGCTGCAGCGCTACGCCGAATGGTTCGACGAGTTGCGCGTGGACAGCCGCGAGGACTGGGTGCGCATCAGCGGCCGTCGCCGCAGCTGA
- the accB gene encoding acetyl-CoA carboxylase biotin carboxyl carrier protein, translating to MDLRKIKKLIDLLEESNLAELEIKEGEEVVRLSRVPKNAAPVAAAPAAPIAVAAAPVAAAPAAAAVEAPVANALPAGHVVKAPMVGTFYASATPGTPAFVKVGQQVKAGETLGIIEAMKMFNQIEADVAGTVQAILVENGQPVEFDEPMFVIA from the coding sequence ATGGATTTGCGCAAAATCAAGAAGCTGATCGACTTGCTCGAGGAATCCAACCTCGCCGAACTGGAGATCAAGGAGGGCGAGGAAGTCGTCCGCCTGTCGCGCGTGCCGAAGAACGCCGCGCCGGTGGCCGCCGCACCGGCCGCACCGATCGCCGTGGCCGCCGCACCGGTCGCTGCCGCGCCTGCGGCCGCCGCCGTCGAGGCGCCTGTCGCGAATGCCCTTCCGGCAGGCCACGTGGTGAAGGCGCCGATGGTCGGCACCTTCTACGCCTCGGCCACCCCCGGCACGCCCGCCTTCGTCAAGGTCGGCCAGCAGGTCAAGGCCGGCGAGACGCTGGGCATCATCGAGGCGATGAAGATGTTCAACCAGATCGAGGCCGACGTGGCCGGCACCGTGCAGGCGATCCTGGTCGAGAACGGCCAGCCGGTGGAATTCGACGAACCCATGTTCGTGATTGCCTGA
- a CDS encoding TlpA disulfide reductase family protein, with product MLSRSNWLILGLAVLAAALGGYAQHRSRPPAPAESPLVGQPLPAISLHDLDGKPHLLSDYRGRRVLLNFWASWCVPCLAEMPVLALAQEKFGEHVPIVVGIAMDEPAHVRAFLAAHPVNYPILIGRMSPPSTSLQLGNIHQVLPYSVLISADGRILATHAGPLSAAQLEQWLAPGHEQR from the coding sequence ATGCTGAGCCGCAGCAACTGGCTGATCCTCGGCCTGGCGGTGCTCGCTGCGGCGCTCGGCGGCTATGCGCAGCATCGCAGCCGGCCACCGGCACCTGCGGAATCGCCCTTGGTAGGCCAGCCCCTGCCGGCAATCAGCCTGCACGACCTCGACGGCAAGCCGCACCTGTTGAGCGACTACCGTGGCCGCCGGGTGCTGCTGAATTTCTGGGCCAGCTGGTGCGTACCCTGCCTGGCCGAGATGCCGGTACTGGCCTTGGCGCAGGAAAAGTTCGGCGAACATGTGCCGATCGTGGTCGGTATTGCGATGGACGAGCCCGCTCACGTTCGGGCATTTTTGGCCGCACATCCGGTGAATTACCCGATCTTGATCGGCCGGATGAGCCCGCCAAGCACCTCGTTGCAACTGGGCAATATCCATCAGGTTCTCCCCTATAGCGTGCTGATCAGTGCCGATGGGCGCATTTTGGCGACACATGCCGGTCCGCTGTCTGCGGCGCAGCTGGAACAGTGGCTGGCGCCGGGGCACGAACAGCGCTAA
- a CDS encoding co-chaperone GroES, with translation MSTLRPLHDRVIVKRLEEERVSAGGIVIPDSATEKPTRGKVVAAGTGLIMSDGKVRPMSLKAGDVVLFGKYAGQEIKIDGEELVFLKEDDIVAVIEG, from the coding sequence ATGAGCACACTGCGTCCGTTGCACGATCGCGTCATCGTCAAGCGTCTCGAAGAAGAGCGCGTTTCCGCCGGCGGCATCGTCATTCCCGACAGCGCCACCGAAAAGCCGACCCGCGGCAAGGTCGTCGCCGCCGGCACCGGCCTGATCATGAGCGACGGCAAGGTGCGCCCGATGTCGCTGAAGGCCGGCGACGTGGTGCTGTTCGGCAAGTACGCCGGCCAGGAAATCAAGATCGACGGCGAAGAGCTGGTCTTCCTCAAGGAAGACGACATCGTGGCCGTGATCGAAGGCTGA
- a CDS encoding zinc-ribbon and DUF3426 domain-containing protein: MYTQCPECLSVFSLDAQTLAKAHGHVVCGHCGASFDSLATLAEQLPPEPFAELPVNEPAFEPPLLDLVVYRPRPDPPAVAVADEMVTTAAPRPAVEDFSQLVFAPRFAREPQTRPRERSARRERRRHLRPSGERRWPWVVACLLLALLLALQLAWAKRDDLIRNPAVGGWLRGSCGVLGCELPLVSAPQQLRLLASNVQAHPSVAGALMISASVRNDATFTQPYPVLTITLSNAQGQRIAMRRLQPAEYLDDATILRHGLAPGGSAVLLLEVEDPGDKAVAFEIGFE; encoded by the coding sequence ATGTACACACAATGTCCCGAATGCCTGTCCGTGTTTTCGCTGGATGCGCAGACGCTAGCGAAAGCGCACGGCCATGTCGTGTGCGGACATTGCGGGGCCAGCTTCGACAGCCTCGCCACGCTCGCCGAGCAGTTGCCGCCGGAACCGTTCGCCGAACTGCCGGTCAACGAACCCGCGTTCGAGCCGCCACTGCTCGACCTGGTGGTCTACCGGCCGCGGCCCGATCCGCCGGCGGTGGCGGTTGCCGACGAGATGGTGACGACGGCGGCGCCCAGGCCGGCCGTCGAGGACTTCTCGCAACTGGTCTTCGCGCCGCGTTTCGCCCGCGAACCACAAACCCGTCCGCGTGAACGATCGGCCCGACGCGAACGCCGGCGGCACCTGCGCCCGTCCGGCGAACGGCGCTGGCCGTGGGTCGTGGCATGCCTACTGCTCGCGCTGCTGCTCGCCCTCCAGCTGGCCTGGGCCAAGCGCGACGACCTGATCCGCAACCCCGCCGTGGGCGGCTGGCTGCGCGGCAGCTGTGGCGTGCTCGGCTGCGAGCTGCCGCTGGTTTCTGCGCCGCAGCAGCTGCGCCTGCTGGCCAGCAACGTGCAGGCGCACCCCAGCGTCGCCGGCGCGCTGATGATCAGCGCCAGCGTGCGCAACGACGCCACGTTCACGCAGCCCTACCCGGTGCTGACGATCACCTTGTCGAACGCCCAGGGCCAGCGCATCGCGATGCGCCGGCTGCAGCCGGCCGAGTACCTGGACGACGCCACCATCCTGCGCCATGGCCTGGCGCCGGGCGGCAGCGCCGTGCTGCTGCTGGAAGTGGAAGACCCGGGCGACAAGGCGGTGGCGTTCGAGATCGGTTTCGAATAA
- a CDS encoding helix-turn-helix domain-containing protein, producing the protein MPVNAVRLPAAEAAKQTSSQSAGSSGASSQGQSALSECVTRTVRRYLADIGDTECSEGLHALVLREVEVPLLREVLAFHDGNQSRAASALGINRATLRKKLAAHGLL; encoded by the coding sequence ATGCCCGTGAATGCCGTAAGACTGCCTGCCGCCGAGGCCGCAAAACAGACCTCGTCGCAAAGCGCAGGCTCGTCTGGCGCCAGCTCCCAAGGCCAAAGCGCGCTGAGCGAATGTGTCACCCGCACGGTGCGCCGCTACCTTGCCGACATCGGCGACACCGAATGTTCCGAGGGCCTGCATGCGCTGGTGCTGCGCGAGGTCGAAGTACCGCTGCTGCGCGAAGTGCTGGCCTTCCACGACGGCAACCAGAGCCGCGCCGCCAGCGCGCTGGGCATCAACCGCGCCACCTTGCGCAAGAAGCTGGCCGCGCACGGCCTGCTGTAA
- the cutA gene encoding divalent-cation tolerance protein CutA, whose translation MTATDPATVLLCYCSCPDAASAQAIAEALVGERLAACVNCLPAVRSTYRWQGAVTRDSEELLLIKTTAARFDALKARLLELHPYELPELIAVPARHGHEAYLDWVRANVDG comes from the coding sequence ATGACTGCGACCGATCCCGCCACCGTCCTGCTCTGCTATTGCAGCTGCCCGGACGCCGCCAGCGCCCAGGCCATCGCCGAGGCGCTGGTCGGCGAGCGGCTGGCCGCCTGCGTCAACTGCCTGCCCGCCGTTCGTTCCACCTACCGCTGGCAGGGCGCCGTGACCCGCGACAGCGAGGAACTGCTGCTGATCAAGACCACCGCCGCCCGCTTCGACGCGCTGAAAGCCCGCCTGCTCGAATTGCACCCGTACGAGCTGCCCGAACTGATCGCGGTGCCGGCGCGGCACGGCCACGAAGCCTATCTGGACTGGGTCCGCGCCAACGTCGACGGCTGA
- the aroQ gene encoding type II 3-dehydroquinate dehydratase has translation MAKILVLHGPNLNLLGAREPQIYGRETLADINRQLAERAQAAGHELVWFQSNAEHELVGRIHQGRDDRTAMILCNAGAFTHTSIALRDAFAATAIPFIEVHLSNVFARESFRHHSYLSDIALGVICGFGGDSYRLALDAALQRLQASAAP, from the coding sequence GTGGCGAAGATCCTGGTCCTGCATGGACCCAACCTCAACCTGCTGGGTGCGCGCGAGCCGCAGATCTACGGCCGCGAGACGCTGGCCGACATCAACCGGCAGCTGGCCGAGCGGGCGCAGGCGGCCGGGCACGAGCTGGTCTGGTTCCAGTCCAACGCCGAGCACGAGCTGGTCGGGCGCATCCACCAGGGCCGCGACGACCGCACCGCGATGATTTTGTGCAACGCCGGCGCGTTCACCCACACCAGCATCGCGCTGCGCGACGCGTTCGCCGCAACGGCGATCCCGTTCATCGAGGTGCACCTGTCGAACGTGTTCGCCCGCGAGTCGTTCCGCCATCACTCCTACCTGTCCGACATCGCGCTCGGCGTGATCTGCGGCTTCGGCGGCGACAGTTACCGGCTCGCGTTGGATGCGGCGCTGCAACGGTTGCAGGCAAGCGCCGCACCCTGA